From the Halobellus litoreus genome, the window CCTCGATCGAGACGATCTTCGAGTTCGAGGGGATGAAGAGCGAGACGGCGTTCAGCGAGGTCGTCTTGCCCGATGCCGTCCCGCCCGCGAAGATGAGGCTCTTGTCGTTCTCGATGCAGAGCCAGAGAAACGCCATCTCCTCTAAGGAGAAGGTCTTCCAGTTCACGAGGTCGATCGGGGTGAACGGAACGTCCTTGAACTGCCGGATCGTGTAGTTCGTCCCGTGGTCGGAGACCTCCCGACCGAGAGTCAACTGCGCCCGCGACCCGTCCGGCAGGGTGGCGTCGACCTGCGGTCGGCGCTTCGAGATGCCCTTGCCCGAGCGCTGGGCGAGTTTGACGACGAAGTCGTCGAGCTCCTCCTCGCCGTGGTAGACGTTCGAGATGATCTGCTCGTAGTCGGAGTGGTAGACGAACACCGGCGAGTTGTAGCCGTCGCAGGAGATGTCCTCGACGTTGACGTCGTGTTTGATCCCGTCGATCCGCTCGTAGCCGATGAAGTCCCGGCGGAGGACGTACAGGAGTTTCTCGACCTGGTAGTCGTTCAGTTCGGTCGGATCTTCCTCCAGTACCGCCGACTCGGGTCGCGCGGCGATGCCGTCGAGCGAGGGGTCTTCGGCCGCCCGGTCCGAGGAGGCGAACAGCCCGTCGAGCCGGCCGCCGAGCGATCCCTCGGTCAGGCCCAGCGAGCGCGCCACCGACGCCAGCGAGCGCTTCGATGAGGAGTCAGTCGGTGCGTCGCCGTCGCTCCCGCCGCCGAAGTCGAGATCCAGATCGAACTGCGAGAGGAGCCCACCCGATTCGGCGGCGTCGCCGTTCCGGGCGGCGAGCGTCGAGAGCCCCGCCTCCCGCGGGAGATCCGGGACCGCGTAGAGGTTGTAGCGTTCGAGCAGTTCCAGCGACTGCTGCTCGATGACCCGCCGGCGCGTGTCGGGGGCGTCGCCGACGACGCTCTCGTCGTCGTACTTGATCGCCGTCCGGAGCTTTCCGGTCAGGAACTCCGCGAGGTCCGCCTCGATCCGGTTCTGGTGCGGTTCGATCACGTAGTACTTCTTCTCGTTCTCCTTCGTCGAGTGGAAGATGATGACGAACGAGTGCGGTTCGTTGACCCAGTAGCGCTCGACCTCCCGGAAGTGGGTCTTCTTCTCCATCGGGACCGCCTTCTCGAGGTCGTAGCGGTTGACGACCGTCGTCGCCCCGCGCGCGTCGCTGAAGAAGGCGTCCTCGTCGAACTCGGGGTCCACGTCGACCGTCCGCTCGTCGACGATGGCAGCGAGTTCGTCGGCGCGCTGCCCGCCGCGGGCGAGCGCGTTCTCGACGACGTCGGGATCGAACCCCAACGCTTCCGCGGGGTCGAACCGCTCGATCTCGCCCTCTGCGTCGCGCGGCCGCGACCCGTCCTCCTCGTAGTAGTACTCGCGCTTGTAGTGCTCCCAGAGCCACACGTCCTTGACGACGGGCGTCGTCTCGGGATCGCAGAACGCCTCGAACTCCGCGGAGATCCGGACGGCTTCGGCGGCCGCGTCCGTCACTTCCCCGCCGACGTCGACCGGATGGAACCCGAGGTACGCCTCGGGGTCGATGCTCACGTCGTCCCAGTCTTCGCGGGTGGGCGTCGGAATCTCGACGCCGTCGTCCCAGCGTTCGTTCTCCGCGTCGGAGCCGTCTTCGTACTCTCTGGGGTCGAGGCCGCCGTAGAGCGTCTCGACGTCGCCCTCGACGCCGTACTCGTCGAGAAAGTCGGCCCAGGTGTACTCGTCGACGGCGACGCGCGGGCCGTCGATGCTCGGTGCTGCGCCCGCGTCGGGATCCGCCGAATCAGCGCCGTCGGGACCGCCCGAGGCCGCCCCGTGGCGCTGCTCCGAAGCGTCGGTTCCGTCCCCCGTTGCAGGCTGTGCGTCCGATCCCGCCGCCGGTCGATCCGCGTCGTCGGCCGGTCGGAGCCCCCCAGCCCCGTCCGCCGACGCCTCGCTCGAATCCCCGGCAGCCCGATCGACGGAGTCCCCCTCGAGGGTCGACGGGGAGTTCTCCCCGTCGCCCTCCAACGCGTCGTCGCCGTCCCGGTCGGGGTCGGCGGCCGACGCGTCGTCGTCGGTTGCCATCGTTCACGCGTCGTCGGCGCCACGGAAAAAGACTTCTCCCCGATTATCAGAGAAATTATTTCGAGACGCGGCTGAAAAAATGTGGGCTGGTTGTGATTTCCGGTCGTCGTGGCTAGAACAGAAACATCGCGAGGAAGCCGTAGAGGGCCCCGAAGAGGAACATCGCGGCGAAGAGGACGGCGAACCACGTTCGACCGTTCGCTGGGAGGTCCGGAACCTCGGAGGGATAATACGGCGAGAGGGGATTTGACGGCTTCTCGTCACTTCGTGACATCACGTCCGAATTTCTCCCGGCAGTGAAATCAAATTTCCGCCGCCTCGGACCCGACCCGACGCGTCGATATCGCTATCACGAGCGGTATTTTGCCCGGATGTTTTATGTGAACAGTTTCGGTAAGGTGGCCTATGAGCCACGAATCCGACGCCGATCGAACGACGTCAGTATCGGACGACGAGGTGACCGTCGAGAAGTCGTTCGCCGAGGACGAGTTTCCCGTCCCCGCGATCAAGTTCCGACTCTCCTCGGCGAGCGACGACCCGACGCACGTCCGCCTCGTCGATCAGATCCCCGAGGACTTCCCGATGGAGGGCGTCGGATTCCACCCCGACTACGAGAGCGACAACTGGACCGCGTACAAGGACCACCGCGTGGAGTACGAGCGGACGCTCGACCCCGGCGAGGAGACGACGACGGTGTACGGAATCCGACTGGAACAGGCCTCGGACGTCGACGGGTTCCTCGGGGAACCGATCCTCGAACGGCCGCCCGCGCCCGAGGAGGGAGAGAGCGAGGAGTCCCCCCGCGACGTCGAGGACATCCTGGGCACGGACCGGAGCCAACTCGTCCGCGACGCGCTCCAGGGGAACGGCCGCCTCGCGGTCGACGCCGACGTCGAATCGGAGCCGGAAGACCCGCTGGCGGACGACGAACCGAGAGTCGCGGAGAGCGAGCCACCGGTCGCCGAATCGGAACCGGTCGAAGGCGAGCACTCGGTCGGCGACGCGATACCGGAGGACGAGCCGGCATCCGTCACCGACGAGCCAGCAGCAGTCGCCGACGAGCCGAGTGCAACGGACGAGGAACCGGCGGTCGCGCCGGGAGCAGATCCGGAGGTAGCGGGTGAAGCGGGGACGCCGGAAGAACCCGCCACCGACGACGCGCCCTCGCCGCGGGAACTCGGTGCGGACCTGGCGTCCGCGTCGCGGCGTCGAGAGGACGACAGGATCGCCGCCGTGACTCCGAACGAGCGCGAGGGTCAGGCCGACGACGTCGACGCCGAAACCGAGCGGGAAGCGGCCGGTGCGGGAGAGACCCAGTCGGAAGCGGTTCAGGGCCAAGCGGTCGAAGCGCCCGCGGACGAAACCGAGCCGGAATCGAGCGACGAGGAAGCGGTCGAAGAACACGTCGATGCACCGGGGGCGGCCACCGAGCAGGGGGCCGGCGCGGAATCGACGCCGGGGCGGGCGGTCGACGACGCCGCGGGCGGACTCGCGGCGACGCTCGCCTCGGAGATTCGCGCCGGCGAGGTCTCCGAGTCCGACCTCGAAACCCTCCGCGGGGAGCTCGACGCGGGGCTCCCCCGAAGCGCGGACGTCCGGATCCGGCGCGTGCAGGCGCAGATGGAGGACCTCAACGCGTACGCCGACGCCATCGCGGAGTTCATCGACGAGGAGGGGACGGGCGCGGAACTCGTCGAGCGGCTGGACGCCGAACTGACGGAGATCAACGAGGAACTCGGCGACCTCCGGGCGTCGGTCGACGCCGCCGACGACGAGCGCGCGGAGCTCCGCGAATCGGTCGAAGCGGTCGACAGCGACGTCGACGCCGTCGACGAGCGTCTCGGCGAGGTCGCCGGGCAACTGGTCGACGTCGCCGAGGACGCCGAGGACGCCGCGGCGGGCGTCGACGAACTCCACGACCGGGCCGACGGGATCGAAGAACGGCTCGACCGGACGACCGACCGCGTCGACGAGGTCGACTCCGCAGTCCGGGACGTCTCCGCCGACGTGGACGACGTCGCGGCCGACGTCGACGACGTGGCCGGCGAGGTCGAGAACGTCGCCTCCGACATAGACGAGACGGGCGCGCACGTCTCCCGACTCGACGAGGAGATGGGCGACGTCCGCGAGGACATCGCGGCGATCGACGGCGACGTGGTCGACACCCGCGAATCGCTCGAAGCCGAACTCGACGACCTCCGCGCGGAGGTGTCGGCGCTGTCGGCCGAACTCGATCGGGTCGGCGAGATCGAGCGGGAGATCGAGGAACTCCAGCAGTTCCGCGACCGCCTCAACAGCGCGTTCGGGCCCGGCGAGTAGCGGGCACGCCGCCACAGGCCCGCGGTGCGGGGCGGTCTCCCGGAGGACGTCGACCGCGTGCGCTTCGCCCCGGCCGAGCGAGATGGCGGAAGCGCAACCGGTTTAGCCCGCCGCCGCGTGACTTCGACAATGACTGAGACGGAGGCGATTCGCGTCGCCGTCCCGCGCAAGGGCCGACCCCTGGAAGCCGTTCTCGAACGCGTCGCCGACGTCGCCGCGCACGCCGCGGGAGGTCGGACGCCGTCCGACGACGCCGATGCCGTCGCAGCCGTGGCCGACGAGATCATCTCGACGCTCCGCCACGAGAAGGCGATTACGAAGGGCCGGACCGACCCCGCGGCGGACGTCTACCAGCGGCTCGCGACCTATTCGGATCTCGACGACGACTACGAACCGGAGTACACCCTGCTGCGCGACGACCGCCAGGGGATGCCCCGCCGGATCGTCTTCGACAGCCTCACGGTCGACATCGACGGCGTGCCCGTCCAGTTCGTCGGCCGCGAGGAGCCCTTCCGCGCGCTCCGCACCCACGAGTTCGCCCTCGGCTTCGACAGCGCGGACCTCGTCCTGGAGGAGGTCGTCGAACTCGAACCCGAGGGCGTCGGATCCCTCGCAGACGTCAACGCGCGGATCGATCCGATGAACACCGACGTCCGTGTCGTCTCGGGGCTCGGCGACACGGTGTATCACACGCTGATGGCGCGACCCGAGATCCTGCCGCCCGGCGCGGACCTCGACCGGGAGTTCGTCGCCGACTACGAGGGCGACCTCTGCATCTCGCCGCGGTACGAGCGCCTCGTCGAGGCCGTCCTCGGCACGCGGCCGCTGGAGGGCGTCTCCTTCGCCTATCCCGACGACGACCGCGAGGAGGAGGCCGCCATCGCCGACGTCGGCCTCGGCGTCTACCTGACGATGACCGGATCGACCGCGCGGGAGCACGGCCTGATCCTCGGCGACCACCTCTTCCCCTCGGAGACGGTGCTGATGGAGAACATCGCGGAGTCGGCGGAGTTGTCAGGTGCGGAGCGGGTTCGGGAGGCGCTGTCGGATGGGGTGCAGGAAACCGAGATTGCGGTGTAGTGTGGCGAGTGATGTTCTCTATCCACGGTTTTCAGGAAAAATAACGTTTTATTTTTAAACTGGCATATAAAATTGTTTCTCGTCGCACACAGATGGTATTTATACGAGTAGATCCCCCGTAATCGGGGGAGAAGACGTTTGAATCCCTGCGTCCTCTACTCAATGTGCTCGGTGCGATCCCTCGTCGTTCGCTACGCTCACTTATGCGGTGATCTCCGTGGGAAGTCCGCTGACGGGGCCGAACCGCCGTGATCCCCAAGCATTGGGTCGGGACTGGTCGTTTCAGTACTGGGACTCTGCCACAGCCTGAATCGGAAGTTCGACCGGGAAGTCATTCGGATCGAGATCCCCGACGCTACCTGTGTTGAACGAGAAGCCGATCTCGTCCATCGTTTCGCCGACCGGAACGAGAATTCGCTCCGGAATCGGATGATCTGGCGCACCGGTCTTACTTTGACTACCTTCGCCTAGACCGACCGTCGGCTCGGAGGGGCCTGGGCTTGGAGTTCCCGCCCCGGATTCGGCATTGGCGGGATAGTCGGAGAAAATACCCATCCCGTCCGGAATATCCTCATTCTCAATAAATACGTAGACATCCTGAGTACCCTGGTTGGTAATGTTGAAGATGTCACGGATTATCGTCCGTGCGTCGTCGTTTAGGCCCTCGCCGTTCACTCCTGCAGTATCGTCAATATTGAACTCGATCGTACCGTTGCTTTCATCCGCATATGCGTTATTCGCTCCATCACTCGGTTGGATTTGGAGGAACGCATCCGAGTCGTCCGCGACACTAACGTTGACTGTCCGCTCCGCGCTCACACTCGTAAACGCACCAGTACCCATTGCAGCCGCCCCGCCGGCGACGAGCGATCCCATTCCGACCAAGAACTTGCGTCGTTGCATTGGTTTGCTACCTCGTTGTCACGCACCCGTTCACGGACGTCGACGACTTCCGACGCCGATCCGTCGTCGCCGTCCGCGGGGCGTATTCCAGTACATAGTCGGAACCCCCTTTGGAATACACCGCCAGCGAAACCCGGAGAGAGCGCTTGTGAAACCCGAATAGGCTCTATTGAGAACCCGCAAGAGCCCTTTGTCGAACCGACTGGGTCACTTTACCTCGGCTTAATTCTCGCGCGCCGAATTATCGCGGTAGTGACGAGTGATAGACAGTTTTTACTAGACAATTAAATCGAGAATCGAGCCGTTTTACGAAGATAATCACGAAAGCTCCTGAGAGACTAGTCAAATCAATTATACACATAGAAGCGGTCGTAGAGAGCCTTTGCCGGGTTTTCTAGTCTCCATACTAAAGTGATACTCAGTTGACTCAACAGACGGAATGTGCGTGGGAGGGACGGCAGATGGCTGAAGCACAGACGGAGATGAGTAACGCGGTCGACGGCGACGCCGAGGTGTCTTCGAGGGAGGAAACGGACTTCAGCAGAGACGACGTCTTCGAGGTTCTCAGCAACCAGCGTCGCCGGTATTCGATTCACTATCTCAAGCGACGGAACGGGGACCCCGTCGCGGTCTCGGAACTCACCGACTGGGTCGCGAGCTGGGAGAACGGCAAGGACATCGACGCGCTCACCCACCGGGAGCGAAAGCGCGTGCGGAACGCCCTCCGGCAGTTCCACCTGCCGAAGATGGACGAGTACGGGTTCGTCGAGTACGACTCCCAGCGCGGCATCATCGAACTCACGGAGGCGGCCTCGGACGCCAACTTCTACGTCGATTCGCTCACCGGCCGGGACATCCCGTGGGGCGTCTACTACCTCGGACTCTCCGCGCTGAGCGTCGTCTGCCTGCTCGGGATCTGGGCCGGGGTGTACCCCTTTTCGCTGGTGTCGCCGCTGCACTACTGCGTCTTCGTCGTGACGGCGCTGTCGGTGTCGGCCGCGGGGCACGTCTACGACAACTACTGCCGGATGCGACTCGGCGCGAGAAACCGGCCGCCGGAGGTCGAGGACTGATGTTTCCGCGGCGACACGTGTTCCTGGTCGTCGCGCTCCTCACCGCGACCGCGCTCGCGACGAGCGGCGGCGCGTTCAGTACGACGGCGGCCGATCGAAGCGTCGATATCGAAATCGCCGACGACCGCAACGCGTACGTCGGCTTCGAGAAGACGCAGCGCATCGATCGAACCGGCATCGCGAACGCGAGCGCGAATCAATCGAGCGACGGAAATCAGACGACCAACGGGAGCGTAACCCAGTCCGGCAGTGCAAACCGCACGACTAACGGGAGCGTAACGCGGGGCAGCGACGGCAACCGGACCGCGAACGTGAGCGTGACGCAACGCGACAGCGGGACCGATACGCGGGACGTAACGGTCGCGGTGACCAATCAGTTCCCCGCGGGGACCGAACTCGCGAGTGTCGAGCTCACCGCCGACGGATCCTCGGTCGATCTGGGGCCGCTCGCGTCCGGCGAGCGCGGGACGCACACCTTCCCGTCCGTGCCCTGCGGCGAGTCGATCCGAGTCGAGGCATCGGGGGGCGGCGTGACCGTGGATTTCGAGCGGTCGGTCACCTGTCGCTGAGCGCAGTCCCAAACGGGAGACACATCGCTCGGCCGCCCGCCGCGACTCCGATCAGTCCTCGGCGACCGGCGTCGCAGGGTCGCCGGCGTCCTCCGACAGCGACTCTTGGACCTGCGTGTACACGAGGACGAGCGCCAGGACGGCCGCGGCCGCCCCGACGGTGAACGGCGTCTCGAAGCGCC encodes:
- a CDS encoding ATPase, T2SS/T4P/T4SS family; protein product: MATDDDASAADPDRDGDDALEGDGENSPSTLEGDSVDRAAGDSSEASADGAGGLRPADDADRPAAGSDAQPATGDGTDASEQRHGAASGGPDGADSADPDAGAAPSIDGPRVAVDEYTWADFLDEYGVEGDVETLYGGLDPREYEDGSDAENERWDDGVEIPTPTREDWDDVSIDPEAYLGFHPVDVGGEVTDAAAEAVRISAEFEAFCDPETTPVVKDVWLWEHYKREYYYEEDGSRPRDAEGEIERFDPAEALGFDPDVVENALARGGQRADELAAIVDERTVDVDPEFDEDAFFSDARGATTVVNRYDLEKAVPMEKKTHFREVERYWVNEPHSFVIIFHSTKENEKKYYVIEPHQNRIEADLAEFLTGKLRTAIKYDDESVVGDAPDTRRRVIEQQSLELLERYNLYAVPDLPREAGLSTLAARNGDAAESGGLLSQFDLDLDFGGGSDGDAPTDSSSKRSLASVARSLGLTEGSLGGRLDGLFASSDRAAEDPSLDGIAARPESAVLEEDPTELNDYQVEKLLYVLRRDFIGYERIDGIKHDVNVEDISCDGYNSPVFVYHSDYEQIISNVYHGEEELDDFVVKLAQRSGKGISKRRPQVDATLPDGSRAQLTLGREVSDHGTNYTIRQFKDVPFTPIDLVNWKTFSLEEMAFLWLCIENDKSLIFAGGTASGKTTSLNAVSLFIPSNSKIVSIEDTREVELPQRNWVASVTRPSFSDDDRGDVDEFDLLEAALRQRPDYIVMGEIRGEEGRTLFQVMSTGHTTYTTFHADSVGEVLKRFTTDPINVSKTMFTALDLVSVQTSTRVQGDKVRRNKSLTEINHYDAENDEINVQDVYQWQAEGDEFLKMGSSNTLEDVRFDRGWSRERLDEELFKRRVVLAYLIDRGLNTYSQVAATLQAFINDQETILALMARDDLERSLEDLREMESVQINVDPEKEEMVPRPSPGEEIRDLCAEILARAEEELWPDYRDLEDVDVADALLDVESAPDVTAAGGEHPELDALDERTGAPELDALDERTGAPELDDASETPALDDDTDTPELDDDADTPAFGDDTNTPALGDGSERRDAPFEADTGSGDGGDESEVAGGSGGELGIEDLLEPADDDPASSAEPAEDDDPTAGEGGDPATDAIATGGGQDPADDSEQAGNGGDAFESDEAFEGDDASDDDGPFESDDAAEGDPVGEAEPTEHAEVTDETDFSADAATADATDTSEDPEIRDDTDTSTEGETADDTDPDEAWDFGDVEGVDDEDEDPDDEPTGTDR
- a CDS encoding DUF7344 domain-containing protein, producing MAEAQTEMSNAVDGDAEVSSREETDFSRDDVFEVLSNQRRRYSIHYLKRRNGDPVAVSELTDWVASWENGKDIDALTHRERKRVRNALRQFHLPKMDEYGFVEYDSQRGIIELTEAASDANFYVDSLTGRDIPWGVYYLGLSALSVVCLLGIWAGVYPFSLVSPLHYCVFVVTALSVSAAGHVYDNYCRMRLGARNRPPEVED